In Mycteria americana isolate JAX WOST 10 ecotype Jacksonville Zoo and Gardens chromosome 3, USCA_MyAme_1.0, whole genome shotgun sequence, a single genomic region encodes these proteins:
- the DLL1 gene encoding delta-like protein 1 translates to MGGRFLLTLALLSVLLSRCQVGCSGVFELKLQEFVNKKGLLSNRNCCRGGGPGGGGLQQCDCKTFFRVCLKHYQASVSPEPPCTYGSAITPVLGANSFSVPDGAGGADPAFSNPIRFPFGFTWPGTFSLIIEALHTDSPDDLTTENPERLISRLATQRHLAVGEEWSQDLHSSGRTDLKYSYRFVCDEHYYGEGCSVFCRPRDDAFGHFTCGERGEKVCNPGWKGQYCTEPICLPGCDEQHGFCDKPGECKCRVGWQGRYCDECIRYPGCLHGTCQQPWQCNCQEGWGGLFCNQDLNYCTHHKPCKNGATCSNTGQGSYTCSCRPGYTGSDCEIEINECDANPCKNGGSCTDLENSYSCTCPPGFYGKNCELSAMTCADGPCFNGGRCTDNPDGGYSCRCPLGYSGFNCEKKIDYCSSSPCANGAQCVDLGNSYICQCQAGFTGRHCDDNVDDCASFPCVNGGTCQDGVNDYSCTCPPGYNGKNCSTPVSRCEHNPCHNGATCHERNNRYVCECARGYGGLNCQFLLPEPPQGPVIVDFTEKYTEGQNAQFPWIAVCAGIILVLMLLLGCAAVVVCVRLRVQKRHHQPDACRSETETMNNLANCQREKDISISVIGATQIKNTNKKVDFHSDNSDKNGYKVRYPSVDYNLVHELKNEDSVKEEHSKCEAKCETYDSEAEEKSAVQLKSDTSERKRPDSVYSTSKDTKYQSVYVISEEKDECIIATEV, encoded by the exons ATGGGAGGTCGGTTCCTGCTGACGCTCGCCCTCCTCTCGGTGCTGCTGAGCCGCTGCCAG GTCGGCTGCTCCGGGGTCTTCGAGCTGAAGCTGCAGGAGTTTGTCAACAAGAAGGGGCTGCTCAGCAACCGCAACTGCtgccgcgggggcggccccggcggcggcgggctgcaGCAGTGCGACTGCAAGACCTTCTTCCGCGTCTGCCTCAAGCACTACCAGGCCAGCGTCTCCCCCGAGCCGCCCTGCACCTACGGCAGCGCCATCACCCCCGTCCTCGGCGCCAACTCCTTCAGCGTCCCCGACGGCGCGGGCGGCGCCGACCCCGCCTTCAGCAACCCCATCCGCTTCCCCTTCGGCTTCACCTGGCCC GGCACCTTCTCGCTCATCATTGAGGCTCTGCATACGGACTCCCCTGACGACCTCACCACAG AAAACCCCGAGCGCCTCATCAGCCGCCTGGCCACCCAGAGGCACTTGGCGGTGGGTGAAGAGTGGTCCCAGGACCTGCACAGCAGCGGCCGCACTGACCTCAAGTACTCCTATCGCTTCGTGTGCGATGAGCACTACTACGGAGAAGGCTGCTCCGTCTTCTGCCGCCCCCGGGACGATGCCTTTGGTCACTTCACTTGTGGAGAGCGTGGCGAGAAAGTCTGCAACCCGGGCTGGAAGGGCCAGTACTGCACTGAGC CAATTTGTTTGCCTGGATGCGATGAGCAACACGGCTTTTGCGACAAACCTGGGGAATGCAA atgcagagTGGGTTGGCAGGGGCGATATTGTGATGAGTGCATCCGATACCCAGGCTGCCTTCACGGTACCTGTCAGCAGCCGTGGCAGTGCAATTGCCAGGAAGGCTGGGGTGGCCTTTTCTGCAACCAGG acCTGAACTACTGCACCCACCACAAGCCCTGCAAGAATGGTGCCACATGCAGCAACACTGGTCAGGGGAGCTACACTTGTTCTTGCCGACCCGGGTACACAGGCTCCGACTGCGAGATTGAAATCAATGAATGTGACGCCAACCCTTGCAAGAATGGTGGAAGCTGCACT GATCTTGAGAACAGCTATTCCTGTACCTGCCCCCCGGGCTTCTATGGTAAAAACTGTGAGCTAAGCGCAATGACTTGTGCTGATGGACCATGCTTCAATGGTGGGCGATGCACCGACAACCCTGATGGGGGATACAGCTGCCGCTGCCCACTGGGCTATTCTGGGTTcaactgtgaaaagaaaattgattaCTGCAGTTCCAGCCCTTGTGCTAATG GAGCCCAGTGCGTCGACCTGGGGAACTCCTACATATGCCAGTGCCAGGCTGGCTTCACTGGGAGACACTGTGATGATAACGTGGACGACTGCGCCTCCTTTCCCTGCGTCAACGGAGGGACCTGCCAGGATGGCGTCAATGACTATTCCTGCACCTGCCCCCCGGGATACAATGGGAAGAACTGCAGCACCCCGGTGAGCAGATGCGAACACAACCCCTGCCACAACGGGGCCACCTGCCACGAAAGAAACAACCGCTACGTCTGTGAGTGCGCCCGGGGGTATGGCGGGCTCAACTGCCAATTTTTGCTCCCCGAGCCACCTCAGGGACCAGTCATCGTTGACTTCACCGAGAAGTACACGGAAGGCCAGAACGCCCAGTTCCCCTGGATCGCCGTCTGCGCCGGGATTATTCTGGTCCTCATGCTGTTGCTGGGGTGCGCTGCTGTGGTCGTCTGCGTCAGGCTCAGAGTGCAGAAGAGGCACCACCAGCCTGATGCCTGCAGGAGCGAGACTGAGACCATGAACAACCTGGCGAACTGCCAGCGCGAGAAGGACATTTCCATAAGTGTCATTGGTGCCACTCAGATTAAAAACACGAATAAGAAAGTAGACTTTCACAGCGATAACTCTGATAAAAATGGCTACAAAGTCAGATACCCATCAGTGGATTACAATTTGGTGCATGAACTCAAGAACGAGGACTCTGTTAAAGAGGAGCACAGCAAATGTGAAGCCAAGTGTGAAACGTATGAttcagaggcagaggagaaaagtgCAGTACAACTAAAGAG TGATACTTCTGAAAGAAAACGACCAGATTCAGTATATTCCACTTCAAAGGACACAAAGTACCAGTCGGTGTATGTCATATCAGAAGAGAAAGATGAGTGCATCATAGCAACTGAG GTGTAA